The Pyxidicoccus sp. MSG2 DNA segment TGCGCAGCTCATGCGCCGCGTCCGCGATGAGCCGCTCCTGCGCCTCCCTCGCGCCCCGCAGCCGCTGCGTCGCCTCGGCCAGCACCGCCCGCAGCTCGCCAATCTCGTCACGGCCCAGGTCCTCCGCCGGCGCGTTCGAGAAGTCCCCCTCGCGCAACTGGCCCAGGTGCCCGGTAATCGCATCCAGCCTCCGGGCCAGCCGCCGGGCCTGGAGCGTCTGCACCCCCAGCAGCAGGAGCCCTGTCACCGCCGCCAGCGAGAAGGCCATGCGGTAGTACGTGCCCACCGAGCCATCCACCTGCCCCAGCGACGCCGACAGCCGCAGGGCGAACCGCTCCCCGTGCGGCGAGCGCACGTTCACCAGCACCTCGCGCCACCGGCCACCGTCCGCGTCCGTCCGCGTGGAGAGCGCCGGCTCCGCGCCGGGCACACCGGGCACGAGGCGCTCCTCCAGGTGGGCCTGCTCCGGGAGCGGCGGGTAGCGCATCACCAGCATTCCATCCGGCCCGTAGAGGTAGCCCTGCGGCGCGAAGGGACGCACCTGGTCCACCAGCGGGGACACCGCCATGTGCAGGTGCACCTCCTGGTCGGGGCCGTCGAAGAGGCTGACGCTCTCCACCGCGGCCTGCGCCAGCAGCGCCCGGTCCAGCGAGCGCTCCAGGTCATAGCGGAACAGCCGCCCCGCGATGACCAGCGCAGCGAGCGTGGCCAGCGTCGGAACCAGCGCCCCCAACAGCCACAGCCGCCGCGTCAGCGTCAAGGCGACCCGTCCCCGGATGCCACCACCAGCTTGTAACCCACGCCCCGCACGGAGCGGATGGTGACGTCCGTCGCCTCCAGCCGCTCCAGCTTCGTGCGCAGGTAGCCCACGTAGACCTCCAGCACGTTGCCACTGCCGTCGAAGTCCGGCCCCCACGCCTGGGTCAGCAGCCGGGCTCGCACCTGGGGCTCTCCCGGATGCTTCGCCAGCGCGGAGAAGAGCGCGAACTCGCGCGCCGTCAGCGGCTCCTCGCGCGCGCCCTGGCGCAACACCCGGCGGCCGGGGTCCAGCACCAGGCCCCCGAGCCGCAGCAGCCCATCCTCCGGCTCGCCCCTGCGGCACAGCGCCTCCAGGCGCGCCAGCAGCTCGTCGAAGTCGAAGGGCTTCACCAGGTAGTCGTCCGCGCCCGAGCGCAGCCCCGCCACCTTCTCCGGCGTCGTGCCTCGCGCGGTGAGCATCAACACCGGCGTGCGCACCCCGGCGCTCCTCCAGTGCTTCAGCAGCGTGAGGCCATCCACGCCCGGCAGGGCC contains these protein-coding regions:
- a CDS encoding HAMP domain-containing sensor histidine kinase, with protein sequence MTLTRRLWLLGALVPTLATLAALVIAGRLFRYDLERSLDRALLAQAAVESVSLFDGPDQEVHLHMAVSPLVDQVRPFAPQGYLYGPDGMLVMRYPPLPEQAHLEERLVPGVPGAEPALSTRTDADGGRWREVLVNVRSPHGERFALRLSASLGQVDGSVGTYYRMAFSLAAVTGLLLLGVQTLQARRLARRLDAITGHLGQLREGDFSNAPAEDLGRDEIGELRAVLAEATQRLRGAREAQERLIADAAHELRTPLSLMRTTMDLALRREREPEELRASLREARREVERLAVLAGSLLDLASVGRGAWDRKKGDLAVVVAQAVEGARAEAERRGLLIHLDAPEPAEAHFDAGGLRQAVDNLLANALKFSPEGGEIRVRLSREAERYRVSVSDDGPGIPPAAREAVFAPFHRLADTAAGRPGVGLGLAIVREVAAKHGGRAYVADSAAGGAEVVLEVPVAAGAVQTRPEPNRGTLA
- a CDS encoding response regulator transcription factor, with amino-acid sequence MKILLVEDEEKMVALLQRGLAEEGHTVDVCSEGREARERGAQDGYEVIILDWALPGVDGLTLLKHWRSAGVRTPVLMLTARGTTPEKVAGLRSGADDYLVKPFDFDELLARLEALCRRGEPEDGLLRLGGLVLDPGRRVLRQGAREEPLTAREFALFSALAKHPGEPQVRARLLTQAWGPDFDGSGNVLEVYVGYLRTKLERLEATDVTIRSVRGVGYKLVVASGDGSP